Proteins encoded in a region of the Phoenix dactylifera cultivar Barhee BC4 chromosome 3, palm_55x_up_171113_PBpolish2nd_filt_p, whole genome shotgun sequence genome:
- the LOC103701129 gene encoding F-box protein SKIP23-like encodes MAQWTMVPADVLQTIADFLARDIRDFIRFRAVCESWRSATTELRSMPSLPPQLPWLMLSFDEAFTNTRSFYRLSDRTILNFHLPEVGGKRIVGSAVGWLVLVSAASAICLFDPLTRAQVHLPPLTTLPQVLEFREQEVGAEYVIEEAQEDQQEEEDEEEEAGGAYLLGSDHVKDLLVFARPGDGKWTMSDRRFICTDILWHQGQLYAVDNGGVVAVCELSPTFKLTPITAEVPIDFLWCFLVELCGDLLVVFRYPEHGWDPFPWTAYPTRGFEVFKLDRSSKEARLVEVKSLGDHMLFLGTNNSFSLSTKDFPGWKGNCIYFTASYFEICGFIKPE; translated from the exons ATGGCTCAATGGACCATGGTTCCGGCAGACGTGCTGCAGACCATTGCCGACTTCCTGGCCAGAGACATTAGAGACTTTATTCGATTCCGTGCCGTGTGCGAGTCATGGCGGTCGGCCACCACAGAGCTGCGCAGCATGCCATCTCTTCCTCCCCAGCTCCCATGGCTGATGCTTAGCTTCGACGAAGCCTTCACCAACACCCGATCCTTCTACCGCCTCTCCGACCGAACGATCCTCAACTTTCACTTGCCTGAAGTAGGCGGCAAAAGGATCGTCGGCTCCGCCGTTGGCTGGCTGGTTTTAGTCAGTGCTGCATCAGCAATCTGTCTCTTCGATCCTTTAACAAGGGCACAAGTTCACCTTCCCCCACTGACAACGCTTCCACAAGTACTGGAGTTCCGAGAGCAGGAGGTCGGTGCCGAGTATGTCATCGAAGAAGCacaggaagatcaacaagaagaggaagatgaagaagaggaagctggAGGGGCATATCTCTTGGGCTCGGATCATGTGAAAGACCT ACTGGTGTTTGCTAGACCAGGAGATGGGAAGTGGACCATGTCCGACCGGAGATTTATCTGCACCGATATTTTATGGCACCAAGGCCAGCTCTATGCTGTAGATAATGGTGGAGTAGTTGCTGTCTGCGAGCTCAGCCCTACCTTTAAGCTTACACCAATTACAGCTGAAGTCCCGATCGATTTCTTGTGGTGTTTTTTGGTGGAGTTGTGTGGGGATCTGTTGGTAGTTTTCAGGTATCCTGAGCACGGATGGGATCCTTTCCCTTGGACAGCATATCCAACAAGAGGATTTGAGGTTTTTAAGTTGGATCGATCAAGCAAGGAGGCAAGGCTAGTCGAGGTGAAGAGCTTGGGTGATCATATGCTGTTCTTGGGCACGAACAACTCGTTCTCTTTATcaacgaaggattttcctggaTGGAAAGGGAACTGCATCTATTTTACTGCTAGTTATTTTGAAATCTGTGGTTTCATAAAGCCTGAATAA
- the LOC103700953 gene encoding uncharacterized protein LOC103700953 isoform X1, which produces MDMFPFFCVERGGLEMAGCNGEDMASQGEEVSLEKKYGGIAPKKKPLIAKDHERAYFDSADWALGKQGANLKTGTAIESLKPKLKRTPHHQLPPRKPMCTFDGENRA; this is translated from the exons ATGGACATGTTTCCCTTTTTTTGTGTAGAGAGAGGAGGATTAGAGATGGCAGGCTGCAATGGAGAGGACATGGCATCCCAAGGGGAAGAG GTATCACTGGAGAAAAAGTATGGAGGAATTGCGCCtaaaaagaaacccttgatAGCAAAG GACCATGAGAGAGCCTACTTTGATTCTGCTGACTGGGCCCTTGGCAAG CAAGGAGCAAATCTGAAAACAGGAACTGCCATTGAATCACTGAAGCCCAAGTTGAAG CGAACACCTCATCATCAACTCCCCCCTCGAAAGCCTATGTGCACCTTTGATGGGGAGAACAGG GCATAG
- the LOC103700953 gene encoding uncharacterized protein LOC103700953 isoform X2 produces the protein MAGCNGEDMASQGEEVSLEKKYGGIAPKKKPLIAKDHERAYFDSADWALGKQGANLKTGTAIESLKPKLKRTPHHQLPPRKPMCTFDGENRA, from the exons ATGGCAGGCTGCAATGGAGAGGACATGGCATCCCAAGGGGAAGAG GTATCACTGGAGAAAAAGTATGGAGGAATTGCGCCtaaaaagaaacccttgatAGCAAAG GACCATGAGAGAGCCTACTTTGATTCTGCTGACTGGGCCCTTGGCAAG CAAGGAGCAAATCTGAAAACAGGAACTGCCATTGAATCACTGAAGCCCAAGTTGAAG CGAACACCTCATCATCAACTCCCCCCTCGAAAGCCTATGTGCACCTTTGATGGGGAGAACAGG GCATAG
- the LOC103700954 gene encoding acetate/butyrate--CoA ligase AAE7, peroxisomal-like, which yields MAAGPERDIDELPKNPANYTALTPLWFLERAATVHPDRLAVVHGPARYTWADTYRRCRRLASALAGRSIGPGSTVAVIAPNIPAIYEAHFGVPMARAVVNCVNIRLNAPAIAFLLDHSSSEVVMVDQEFFSLAEESLKIIAEKKKGAFRPPILIVIGDETCDPKSLQIAVRKGAIEYEKFLESGDPEFAWKPPKDEWQSIALGYTSGTTSSPKGVVLHHRGAYLMAFSNALIWGMNEGAIYLWTLPMFHCNGWCFTWSLAALCGTSICLRQVTAKAIYSAIANHGVTHFCAAPVVLNTIINASPSDAILPLPRVVNVMTAGAAPPPSVLAAMSSLGFRITHTYGLSETYGPSTVCAWKPEWDRLLPEERARLHARQGVRYIGMEGLDVVNLKTMAPVPADGTTLGEIVMRGNLVMKGYLKNPKANEEAFANGWYHSGDLGVKHPDGYIEVKDRAKDIIISGGENISSLEVESALYLHSAVLEASVVARPDERWGESPCAFVTLKEGVDQTNETALAEDIMKLCRAKMPAYWVPKSVVFGPLPKTSTGKVKKHELRAKAKEMGPVKKSRL from the exons ATGGCGGCCGGGCCGGAGAGGGATATAGACGAGCTGCCGAAGAATCCGGCCAACTACACGGCGCTGACCCCGCTGTGGTTCCTGGAGCGGGCCGCGACGGTCCACCCGGACCGGCTCGCGGTGGTCCACGGCCCGGCCCGTTACACCTGGGCCGACACCTACCGCCGGTGTCGCCGCCTCGCCTCCGCCCTCGCCGGCCGTTCGATCGGCCCCGGCAGCACA GTAGCTGTAATTGCACCAAATATCCCAGCTATCTATGAAGCTCATTTTGGAGTTCCGATGGCTCGTGCAGTTGTGAACTGTGTCAACATTCGGCTTAATGCTCCTGCAATTGCTTTTCTTTTGGATCATTCTTCATCTGAAGTTGTTATGGTGGATCAGGAGTTCTTTTCATTGGCTGAGGAATCTTTGAAGATAATagcagagaaaaagaaaggggccTTCAGGCCTCCAATTTTAATTGTTATAGGTGATGAAACCTGTGATCCCAAGTCTCTTCAAATTGCTGTAAGAAAAGGTGCTATTGAATATGAGAAGTTTCTAGAATCTGGTGACCCTGAGTTTGCTTGGAAGCCACCAAAGGATGAGTGGCAGAGCATTGCTTTGGGTTACACTTCAGGAACAACATCCAGTCCAAAGGGTGTGGTATTGCATCATAGGGGTGCTTATCTTATGGCTTTTAGTAATGCTCTGATATGGGGAATGAATGAAGGGGCTATTTACTTGTGGACTCTGCCCATGTTCCATTGCAATGGCTGGTGCTTCACTTGGTCACTGGCTGCTCTCTGTGGAACAAGCATATGTCTTCGCCAG GTGACAGCCAAGGCCATCTACTCAGCCATAGCCAACCATGGTGTGACCCACTTCTGTGCTGCCCCAGTTGTCCTCAACACCATCATCAATGCATCTCCAAGTGATGCCATCCTCCCCCTCCCTCGCGTCGTCAATGTCATGACGGCTGGCGCAGCCCCACCCCCATCAGTCCTGGCTGCCATGTCCAGCCTTGGTTTCCGCATCACACACACCTATGGCCTATCTGAGACATATGGCCCATCTACTGTGTGCGCTTGGAAGCCTGAATGGGACCGCCTCTTGCCTGAGGAACGGGCCCGGCTCCATGCCCGCCAAGGTGTTCGCTACATTGGCATGGAAGGCCTTGATGTTGTTAACCTAAAGACCATGGCCCCTGTCCCTGCAGACGGCACTACCCTAGGAGAAATTGTTATGCGAGGGAATTTAGTCATGAAGGGCTACCTTAAAAATCCAAAAGCAAATGAAGAGGCCTTCGCAAATGGTTGGTACCACTCTGGTGACTTGGGCGTGAAGCATCCGGATGGATATATAGAAGTGAAGGACCGAGCAAAGGACATTATAATCTCAGGGGGTGAGAATATTAGTAGCCTGGAGGTGGAGAGTGCATTATATTTGCATTCTGCTGTTTTGGAAGCTTCAGTGGTGGCTCGGCCTGATGAGCGGTGGGGGGAGTCACCATGCGCCTTTGTGACATTGAAGGAAGGTGTTGATCAGACCAATGAGACAGCATTGGCGGAGGACATCATGAAGCTTTGTCGCGCAAAGATGCCAGCTTATTGGGTTCCAAAGTCCGTAGTGTTCGGTCCCCTGCCAAAGACTTCTACAGGGAAGGTAAAGAAGCATGAGCTGAGGGCAAAGGCCAAGGAGATGGGACCAGTGAAAAAGAGCAGATTGTGA
- the LOC103701130 gene encoding uncharacterized protein LOC103701130, whose product MGNFVSCQAPDGGGGGGGGGGGGGKVVLSDGTVQEFDRPISVAELMLEHPRQFVVDMQSLSAGATRMAPLPADHTLDPDKAYLMLPMTRGRLPADEARRILSLARSVLRSRSPPSLAKSLSLVLGICMAGVAAKEKEEMAEGNDDDQLMEREENVGGAEWSPEVFGAEPEFLISSQFSTKGWKPSLRTIEEKALVRKVSHWLF is encoded by the coding sequence ATGGGAAACTTCGTTTCCTGCCAGGCACCggatggcggcggcggcggcggcggcggtggcggcggtggcggGAAGGTCGTGCTCTCCGACGGCACGGTCCAGGAGTTCGATCGCCCGATCTCTGTGGCGGAGCTCATGCTCGAGCACCCGAGGCAGTTTGTGGTTGACATGCAGTCGCTCTCTGCCGGCGCCACCAGGATGGCACCGTTGCCGGCCGACCACACGCTGGACCCCGATAAGGCCTACCTCATGCTCCCCATGACACGCGGGAGGCTGCCGGCCGACGAGGCCCGAAGGATCCTGTCGCTGGCTCGATCGGTGCTGCGGTCACGATCTCCGCCATCTTTGGCTAAGAGCCTTAGCCTAGTTCTTGGCATTTGCATGGCAGGTGTTGCTgcgaaagaaaaggaggagatgGCCGAGGGAAACGATGATGACCAATTgatggagagagaggagaacgtTGGAGGGGCCGAATGGTCGCCGGAGGTCTTCGGGGCTGAGCCGGAGTTTCTGATCAGCAGCCAGTTTTCAACCAAGGGGTGGAAGCCAAGTCTACGTACCATAGAGGAGAAGGCCTTGGTGAGGAAGGTGTCTCACTGGTTGTTCTGA
- the LOC103700955 gene encoding uncharacterized protein LOC103700955, with protein sequence MGNHGSCIRRSTRPRTAKVVDAEGNLRRVEIPAGVADLMLEAPGHVVAHAEEVVRTRRVSGLRAEEELRPEEVYLLLPVDRIGSRISDQQIAIAIGAVEGGRRWRRKGKKGKQGCGYGSRVFPAVAGEDAERGGEENGLSKEGKVAGFPGQRIGGHRQWRPVLDTIHESN encoded by the coding sequence ATGGGCAACCACGGCTCATGCATCCGGCGGAGCACCAGACCGCGCACGGCCAAGGTGGTGGACGCCGAGGGGAATCTCCGGCGAGTCGAGATTCCCGCCGGCGTGGCGGATCTGATGCTGGAGGCCCCCGGTCACGTGGTGGCGCATGCAGAGGAGGTGGTGAGGACGCGACGGGTGTCCGGTTTGCGGGCCGAGGAGGAGCTGCGGCCCGAGGAGGTGTACCTGCTGCTGCCGGTGGACCGGATCGGGTCCAGGATCTCCGACCAGCAGATCGCGATCGCGATCGGCGCCGTCGAAGgtgggaggaggtggaggaggaaggggaagaAGGGGAAGCAGGGATGTGGGTATGGGAGCCGGGTATTCCCGGCGGTAGCCGGTGAAGACGcggagaggggaggggaggagaaCGGGTTGTCTAAGGAGGGGAAGGTTGCCGGTTTTCCTGGTCAACGGATTGGTGGTCACCGGCAGTGGAGGCCGGTGCTTGACACCATCCAcgaatccaattag